The nucleotide window GACAACATGCTGCTTTGGTTTATCTTCAAACATCGATAATTGCTCGTTTGTGTTTTCCTCAGCTTTAAGTGTTAATACTTGTGAATCCCTTGATCCGTCCACATAAACAGTGCCGCCTTTTGCACCACCACGGTACAGTCGCTCGTAAACCTTCTCTACCTGCTCAACACTGTAGCCTTTTGGTGCATTAACCGTTTTACTAATGGAGCTGTCAATCCAACGTTGAATAACGCACTGAACATCTGCATGAGCTTCAGGAGCTAACTCCATCGATGACACAAACCAATTTGGAAGATTGTCTGCATCTGCTTCCGGATGCTGATCTAAATATTCCTGCACGATATCCGCTTTTACTTCGATAAATTTACCAAGACGTCCGCTGCGGAAATAAGAGAATGAGAAATAAGGCTCTAATCCGGTGGAAACCCCAACCATTGTTCCAGTGGACCCCGTTGGAGCAACAGTTAGCAAATGGGAATTTCTTATTCCGTTTTCTAAAATCGATTGACGGACATCTTCAGGCATTTTTTTCATAAATCCCGTTTCAATAAAAGCTTGTCGTAAACGGTTTGTATCTTCTCTTGTTTCTCCGTTTAAGAATGGGAAGCTTCCCTTTTCTTTGGCTAATTCTACAGATGTTCTGTAGGCAGTAGTTGCAATGGTTTCAAAGACCTCATCAACAAGTTGGTTCCCTTCAGATGAACCGTACTTTGTTTCACAGTAGATTAGTAAATCGTGTAAGCCCATAACACCTAGTCCAACACGGCGTTCTCCAAGGGCTTGCTTTTTGTTTTCTTCTAGGAAGTATGGCGTTGCGTTAATTACGTTATCTTGCATTCTGACGCCAACTTCTACCGTTTTCTTTAATTTCTCAAAATCAACAGTTTTAGTTTCCTTGTCTGCCATTTCTGCAAGATTTACAGCAGCAAGGTTACAGACTGAAAATGGTGCGAGTGGTTGCTCACCACATGGATTAGTAGCTACAACTTGCTGTCCATATGCTTTAGCATTGGTCATATCGTTTGCATTATCAATGAAAAAGATTCCCGGCTCGGCAGAGTAAGTAGCACAAATGTTAATTAAATTCCATAACTCTTTTGCTTTAATCTTTTTATACACGCGTACTTTATGTCCGAGTTTTTCCCATTCGCGGACATCACCGACTTGGTGCCATTCTTCATTGTAAATTTTCATTTCTTCTTCGTTGTAATGCTCAACATATGGGAAACGGAGTTCATATTCACCATCATTTTCAACGGCTTCCATAAATTCTTTTGTTAAACATACAGATATATTTGCACCCGTTAAGAATTCTGAATTATGGACAGTGTAATTTCCACCTGTAGCTAATTTTTCTTCTGCATCAGCAATGATATGTTCATCAAAACCACCATAACCTGGAATGTTTTTATAATTAACGATTCCCTGGTACATTGCAGTTTCTTGTAGTGTTAATGGTGTGAGTTTAAGCTTATCTTTTGCATGCTTTTTAATTGTTTCATCTTTTGTATTTTCAATTAAGAATCGTAGAATTCTAGGATTTTGCATTTTCGAGATAATAAATTCAATAATGTCTGGATGCCAATCCGCTAGCATGATCATTTGTGCTCCGCGTCTTGACCCACCCTGCTCAACCAAATGCGTTAACTTCGCAATATCATCCAACCACGATACCGATCCAGATGATTTTCCGTTAACGCCCCTAGCCAAGGTATTACGCGGTCGCAATGTTGAACCATTTGTACCAACACCGCCGCCGCGGCTCATGATTTCCATTACTTGCTTACGATGGTCAGAGATACCTTCGCGGGAATCTGCAACGAACGGCATTACGTAACAATTGAAGAATGTCACGTCAGTATTTGCCCCAGCACCATACAAGACGCGGCCTGCTGGAATAAAGTTCATCGTTACAAGCTCTTGATAGAACCTTTCAAACCACTCTCTACGCTTTTCTTCCGTTTCTTCAACAGATGCAAGGCCTGTAGCATTCCGCTTCGCAATTTGCTCGTAGAAGAGCTCCAACGGCTTTTCAATGACATCTAAAGACCGGATGATGATCCCTGTACTTGTTTCCTCAGGATTGTCGAGCGCTCCTCTAAACTCCTCTTCAATCAAAACCTTAGCCTTTTTATTTTCCCAGTCAATTTCCATGATCGTTCCTAAACCTCTTGCTGGAAATTTCGGATCTTCTTTAATCGTTAAAACAACAAAGTCGCCATTTGTTAGGGTAATTTTTGCTGTGTCTTTGAAGGTGTAACGGTCTAGCATGACCAAACGTGAAACACCCTTATGAGTTATTTTCATATCTGGGGTAACCGGGTGTACTTGGGGGAACAGGCGGATATCCTCATTCAACCTTTCAAAATCAATATTCATTTTTTGTCTAAAAACTACAGACATGAGAACAACTCCTTCAAAATAAATCTTTCTTATGTTAAGTTCTAGTAAGTTTTGCTATATCTAGTTGTCTTAATACACTTACGTTAACAAAATAAATCATAAAAATCAATATATAGTACCGATAATATTTTCGACACCACTATATATTGTATGGTGAGCAAATAACATTAATTTTGTCAAACTTAAAATAAACTAGATTTGGGAGAAAACAAAAGCTATTATTTGTTTTTCGCCCTAAAACAGGAAAATTCAACAAATTTTGCGGCTTGCCACTTTTTTTTAACAGGAAATAGAAAAAGCGGCCGCAGCCGCTACCAATTACCGTTTAAAATTCCATTCATCACTCTCATAGCGTTCTTTTGCTATTCTTTCAACGTATGCAAGTTCTTCATCCGTTAATTGATATGGTTCAAGATCAATGTTCAGCCCCTCAGCAAACCCCTTATAAAAGGCCTCTTTTGCCTCTTCTAGTGAAATCCGCCTTGGACTGATTGCATTAATGGCAACCGCCTTATCCTTGAAGGCCTTCTTCATCCGTTCCTTTACCCGTTCGCTTGAATATTTAAATAAACTAAACAACTTGTCTTCATCCAAATCCAATAAAATGGCTCCATGTTGAAGGATGACACCCTTTTGCCTTGTTTGCGCGCTACCTGCTACCTTCCTGCCTTCCACCACCAGCTCATACCAGCTCGGTGCATCAAAGCAGACAGCAGAACGTGGATTTTTCAATGCATCTCGTTCCTCTGCTGTCATTGGTACAGCAAAATAAGCTTCAAGACCTAAATGATGAAAGCCTTTTAAAATTCCTTCCGATATTACCCTATATGCCTCTGTTACAGTTTTAGGCATTGCAGGGTGCTCTTCTGAAACAATGACACTATATGTAAGCTCATGCTCATGGAGAACGCCGCGCCCACCTGTAGGTCTCCTGACAAACCCCAGCCCATGCGCTTTCACCGCATCCATGTCAATTTCTTTTTCAACCTTTTGAAAATATCCAACAGACAGGGACGGAGGATTCCAGCCATAGAAACGAATGACGGGGGGGATTTTTCCCTCGCTATGCCAATCTAGCAATGCTTCATCCAACGCCATATTAAAAGATGGTGAACTATTTCCAGAGTCGATAAAACGCCAAACTTCTCTTTTCATGAACAAACCTCATTTTTTTATAATCATTTCGATTTTAAGTCTACCAAAATCTGATATGATTTCAAAACAAGTTGTTTCTGCTATAATTTTAATTAGGCAAAAGTAAAAGATTTTTCGCTAATCATCTTTATCTTTACTCTAATGACTTATATAATAAAGCTAGAGCAAGAAAGCTTGAAAGGGGCAAAAAGAAGTTGAGTTCACTTTATGGTTTATTAATCATTCTCGCAGCAGTTATTATTTACTCCGTTACCACCTATTTCTTTCAGAAGAGGATTGTTAAAACGGTAACAGAAGAAGAATTCCGTGCAGGTTACAGAAAGGCACAACTAATAGATGTTCGTGAAGCGAACGAATTTGATGGCGGCCATATTTTAGGAGCACGTAATATCCCAATGTCACAAATGAAAATGCGTATGCCAGAAATTCGCAAAGATATGCCTGTTTACTTGTATTGCCAAAGTGGGATGCGCAGTGCGCGTGCAGCACAATTTTTACACAAAAGAGGCTACAAAGAACTTACCCAGCTGCAAGGCGGTTTCAAGAAGTGGTCTGGTAAAGTAAAAACTAAAAAATAATAATGACTCCAAAGTTCCAGGGTTATCCCCGGAGCTTTTTTTGTTTCTAAAATAAAGAAAGATCAGATTCATTTTTCGAATCTGATCCTTCTTCCCATTTTACGCTCTTTGATATTTTAAAACTGGTTTACGTGCTGCCAGCGTTTCATCTAAACGGCCAATGACCGTTGTATGCGGTGCCTCTTGAACGACTTCAGGATTGTCTTCTGCCTCTTTCGCGATTTGAATCATGATATCAACGAAGGAATCAAGTGTTTCTTTTGATTCTGTCTCTGTCGGCTCAATCATGATACATTCTTCAACATTTAATGGGAAATAAATGGTTGGCGGATGATAGCCAAAATCAAGCAGACGTTTCGCTATATCCAATGTGCGGACACCTAATTTTTTCTGGCGTTTACCACTCAATACAAACTCGTGCTTACAATGCTTATCGAATGGTAAATCATAATGCTCAGCCAATCTCCTCATCATATAGTTGGCATTTAATACAGCATACTCCGTTACTGCCTTTAAGCCGTCAGGACCCATTGAACGAATATAGGTATACGCACGAACGTTGATTCCAAAGTTACCATAGAACGGCTTCACGCGGCCAATAGATTGCGGGCGATCATAATCAAGCACAAATTCTTCGCCGCGCTTTGAAATAATTGGTTTTGGCAAAAACGGAATAAGATCTGCCTTTACACCAACAGGACCTGATCCAGGGCCGCCGCCACCATGTGGACCTGTAAAGGTTTTATGAAGATTTAAATGAACAACGTCAAAGCCCATGTCGCCGGGTCTTGCTTTTGAAAGAACAGCATTAAGGTTTGCCCCGTCGTAATAAACTTTTCCACCCGCTTCATGAATAATTTCAGTGATTTCGATTATATTTTCTTCAAAAAGCCCTAGTGTATTCGGATTTGTAAGCATGAGTGCTGCCGTATCATCGCCAACAACCCTTCTTAAATCATCTAAATCAACAAGACCTTTGTCCGTTGATTTAACTGTTACCGTTTCAAAACCTGCGATGGTAGCTGAAGCAGGGTTTGTTCCGTGGGCTGAATCAGGCACGATTACCTTTGTCCGGTTAAGATCTCCATTTGCCTCATGGTAGGCACGGATTAGCATTAATCCAGTCCACTCCCCATGTGCACCTGCAGCAGACTGTAAGGTCACTTCATCCATACCGGTAATTTCTATTAAATGCTGCTGCAAATCGTATAAAAGCCCCAGTGCCCCTTGAACAGAGCTTTCGTCCTGCAGTGGATGGACATGGGCAAATCCATTAAAGCGGGCAACATTTTCATTGATTTTCGGATTGTATTTCATGGTACAAGAACCTAATGGATAAAATCCTGAATCCAGGCCATGGTTTCTTTTCGAAAGAGCGGTATAATGGCGCATGATATCAAGCTCAGAAACCTCGGGAAGTTCAGGTTCAACTGCGCGAAGATAACCCTCGGGCAGCAGGTCGCTAATCTCCAATTCAAGAATATCCATTTCTGGAAGACTGTATCCGATTCGTCCCGGTGTGCTAGCTTCAAAAATGAGTGCTTGGTCTTGATTATGCATGCAGATCCCCCAATTCTTTCACTAAAGTATCGATTTCTTCCTTCGTCCTTTGCTCTGTAACGGCAACGAGCATATGGTTAGCGAGCTCTGAATAGTCGCGTCCCAAATCATAACCGCCGATGATTCCTTTTTGTAACAGTTTTTGATTCATTTCTTTAACCGGCTTATTTAATTTCACAACAAATTCATTGAACGAATAGCCGTCATTAACGACTTTAAATCCTGCTTCTTTAAAAGCCATTTTTGCATAATGTGCCTTCTGTAAATTAGCTGCAGCCATTTCGCGGACACCTTTTTTTCCTAGAGCCGTCATTGCGACAGAGGCAGCAAGGGCGTTAAGTGCTTGATTTGAACAGATATTAGATGTCGCTTTTTCACGGCGGATATGCTGTTCACGTGCTTGTAGTGTTAAGACAAAACCACGGCGGCCTTGATCGTCCACTGTCTGACCGACAAGACGTCCAGGTACCTTCCGCATTAATTTAGTTGTAACCGCAAAATAGCCGCAATGAGGTCCGCCAAATGCAGTTGGAATTCCAAACGGCTGTGCATCCCCAATAACAATATCCGCCCCAAATTTTCCTGGAGGTGTTAAAACGCCAAGGGATAATGGATTGCTGCTAACAACAAACATCCCTTTAGCAGCATGAACGATTTCCTCAACCTCTTTTAACGGCTCGATTCTGCCAAAGAAATTTGGATATTGAACAATTACCGCTGCAACATTCTCATTCATCATTCCTTTTAATGCATCAACATCTGTCACACCATCTTTCACCGGTACTTCTACCACTTCAAGATACTGGCCTTTTGCATACGTTTTTAAAACATCGCGATACTCAGGATGGACTGCACTAGAAACAACGATTGTTTTCCGTTTTGTATGACCGGCACTAAGCATTGCAGCTTCTGCAAGTGCAGTTCCCCCATCATACATTGAGGAGTTCGCCACATCCATTCCCGTTAACTCACAAATCATTGTTTGGAATTCAAAAATGGCTTGCAGTTCACCTTGAGAAATTTCCGGCTGATATGGTGTATAGGCAGTATAAAATTCAGAACGAGAGATTACATGATCAACGATGACGGGCATGTAATGATCATAAACACCAGCACCTAGAAATGAGACATTTCTTTTAAGGTCGGCATTGCGGTCAGCTAACATGAATAACTCTTTCAGTAGGGCAGTCTCAGACTTAGCCGCTTTAATGTTGTATTCACCCTTAAATCTTACCTTTTCCGGGATATCACTAAACAGTTCATCAATTGAGGAAACACCAATCGTATCAAGCATAGCCTTCTTATCTTGTTCAGTCATAGGTAAATAACGATGTTTCATAAACCTAACTCCCTCCTCATGTCTACTTTTGTCTTTTATAAAAAGGTGTTGAAACCACTGAAGCTTTTAAACGTTTCCCACGAATTTCAATTTCTACCTCAGACTCAAGCCCAGTAAATTCCGTCTTAATAAGGGCAAGACCGATGTTTTTCTTTAAAGAAGGTGACTGAGTGCCAGTAGTTACCTCTCCGATTAGCTCATCACCCTTGTAAACAGGATATCCGTGGCGAGGGATTCCGCGATCAATCATTTCAATCCCCACTAATTTTCTTGATAATCCATTTTCCTTTTGCTGTTTAAGGACTTCTTTGCCAATAAAGTCAGATTCTTTATTTACTTTTACAGCAAATCCGATCCCTGCTTCTAACGGCGAAATTTCCGGTGATAGTTCTTGCCCATAAAGAGCTAAATTCGCTTCGAATCGGAGGGTATCGCGTGCACCTAGACCACATGGAATGACACCCTCTTCTTTACCCGCCTCTAAAATTGCTCTCCACAATTCGACAACATCTTTTGCATCACAGTACAGCTCAAACCCATCTTCACCGGTATAGCCAGTTCTAGATACAAGTGCCGTTTTGCCATTTAGGTTTACTTCCTGCTTGAATTTGAAAAAGCCAATTTCACTTAAATCTGTTTCGGTCGCAAGTTTTTGTAATACCTTTTCAGCAAGCGGACCTTGTAATGCAAGTTGAGCTGTTTTTTCTGATAGGTTTTCGATGCTAACCTCACCTTCTAAATGATCTTCAAGCCATTTATAATCCTTTTCAATATTTGATGCATTCACGACTAAGAGGTAATGGTCATCTTCGATTTTATAGACAAGTAAATCATCAACCGTGCCGCCGTTTTCATAGCACATTGCAGTGTATTGGGCACCGCCGTTTTTGACTTTTGAAATGTCATTTGTCATCATTTTTTGCAAGTAGCGTAAACTGTCAGGACCTTTTACTTCCACTTCCCCCATATGGGATACATCAAACAAACCCGCACGTTTGCGGACTGCTTCGTGCTCATCCTTAATGCTTGAGAATTGGACTGGCAGCTCCCAACCACCAAAATCGATGGTTTTCCCCCA belongs to Neobacillus sp. OS1-2 and includes:
- a CDS encoding vitamin B12-dependent ribonucleotide reductase, encoding MSVVFRQKMNIDFERLNEDIRLFPQVHPVTPDMKITHKGVSRLVMLDRYTFKDTAKITLTNGDFVVLTIKEDPKFPARGLGTIMEIDWENKKAKVLIEEEFRGALDNPEETSTGIIIRSLDVIEKPLELFYEQIAKRNATGLASVEETEEKRREWFERFYQELVTMNFIPAGRVLYGAGANTDVTFFNCYVMPFVADSREGISDHRKQVMEIMSRGGGVGTNGSTLRPRNTLARGVNGKSSGSVSWLDDIAKLTHLVEQGGSRRGAQMIMLADWHPDIIEFIISKMQNPRILRFLIENTKDETIKKHAKDKLKLTPLTLQETAMYQGIVNYKNIPGYGGFDEHIIADAEEKLATGGNYTVHNSEFLTGANISVCLTKEFMEAVENDGEYELRFPYVEHYNEEEMKIYNEEWHQVGDVREWEKLGHKVRVYKKIKAKELWNLINICATYSAEPGIFFIDNANDMTNAKAYGQQVVATNPCGEQPLAPFSVCNLAAVNLAEMADKETKTVDFEKLKKTVEVGVRMQDNVINATPYFLEENKKQALGERRVGLGVMGLHDLLIYCETKYGSSEGNQLVDEVFETIATTAYRTSVELAKEKGSFPFLNGETREDTNRLRQAFIETGFMKKMPEDVRQSILENGIRNSHLLTVAPTGSTGTMVGVSTGLEPYFSFSYFRSGRLGKFIEVKADIVQEYLDQHPEADADNLPNWFVSSMELAPEAHADVQCVIQRWIDSSISKTVNAPKGYSVEQVEKVYERLYRGGAKGGTVYVDGSRDSQVLTLKAEENTNEQLSMFEDKPKQHVVLVDTITDLRSTDVTIGSEVGNTCPVCRKGKVKEMGGCNTCTNCGAQLKCGL
- a CDS encoding biotin/lipoate A/B protein ligase family protein, with product MKREVWRFIDSGNSSPSFNMALDEALLDWHSEGKIPPVIRFYGWNPPSLSVGYFQKVEKEIDMDAVKAHGLGFVRRPTGGRGVLHEHELTYSVIVSEEHPAMPKTVTEAYRVISEGILKGFHHLGLEAYFAVPMTAEERDALKNPRSAVCFDAPSWYELVVEGRKVAGSAQTRQKGVILQHGAILLDLDEDKLFSLFKYSSERVKERMKKAFKDKAVAINAISPRRISLEEAKEAFYKGFAEGLNIDLEPYQLTDEELAYVERIAKERYESDEWNFKR
- a CDS encoding rhodanese-like domain-containing protein gives rise to the protein MSSLYGLLIILAAVIIYSVTTYFFQKRIVKTVTEEEFRAGYRKAQLIDVREANEFDGGHILGARNIPMSQMKMRMPEIRKDMPVYLYCQSGMRSARAAQFLHKRGYKELTQLQGGFKKWSGKVKTKK
- the gcvPB gene encoding aminomethyl-transferring glycine dehydrogenase subunit GcvPB, producing the protein MHNQDQALIFEASTPGRIGYSLPEMDILELEISDLLPEGYLRAVEPELPEVSELDIMRHYTALSKRNHGLDSGFYPLGSCTMKYNPKINENVARFNGFAHVHPLQDESSVQGALGLLYDLQQHLIEITGMDEVTLQSAAGAHGEWTGLMLIRAYHEANGDLNRTKVIVPDSAHGTNPASATIAGFETVTVKSTDKGLVDLDDLRRVVGDDTAALMLTNPNTLGLFEENIIEITEIIHEAGGKVYYDGANLNAVLSKARPGDMGFDVVHLNLHKTFTGPHGGGGPGSGPVGVKADLIPFLPKPIISKRGEEFVLDYDRPQSIGRVKPFYGNFGINVRAYTYIRSMGPDGLKAVTEYAVLNANYMMRRLAEHYDLPFDKHCKHEFVLSGKRQKKLGVRTLDIAKRLLDFGYHPPTIYFPLNVEECIMIEPTETESKETLDSFVDIMIQIAKEAEDNPEVVQEAPHTTVIGRLDETLAARKPVLKYQRA
- the gcvPA gene encoding aminomethyl-transferring glycine dehydrogenase subunit GcvPA, with amino-acid sequence MKHRYLPMTEQDKKAMLDTIGVSSIDELFSDIPEKVRFKGEYNIKAAKSETALLKELFMLADRNADLKRNVSFLGAGVYDHYMPVIVDHVISRSEFYTAYTPYQPEISQGELQAIFEFQTMICELTGMDVANSSMYDGGTALAEAAMLSAGHTKRKTIVVSSAVHPEYRDVLKTYAKGQYLEVVEVPVKDGVTDVDALKGMMNENVAAVIVQYPNFFGRIEPLKEVEEIVHAAKGMFVVSSNPLSLGVLTPPGKFGADIVIGDAQPFGIPTAFGGPHCGYFAVTTKLMRKVPGRLVGQTVDDQGRRGFVLTLQAREQHIRREKATSNICSNQALNALAASVAMTALGKKGVREMAAANLQKAHYAKMAFKEAGFKVVNDGYSFNEFVVKLNKPVKEMNQKLLQKGIIGGYDLGRDYSELANHMLVAVTEQRTKEEIDTLVKELGDLHA